A genomic window from Blastocatellia bacterium includes:
- a CDS encoding cbb3-type cytochrome c oxidase subunit I — MSTEAEVIVPPVNYLNAAYGVKSWLLTKDHKRIALLYLATVTLFFFVGGLFAAGVRIELLTPKGDLLQSDTYNRFFTMHGIVMVFFFLIPSIPAVLGNFLIPIMIGAKDLAFPRINLLSWYIYVLGGLFTILAIVLGGVDTGWTFYAPLSTNYANGNVLLAGIGVFITGFSSILTGLNFIVTVHTMRAPGLTWFRLPLFVWSHYATSLVMILGTPVIAITVLLLALERIAHVGIFDPALGGDPVLFQHLFWFYSHPAVYIMI, encoded by the coding sequence ATGAGCACAGAAGCCGAAGTCATTGTTCCGCCGGTCAACTATCTCAACGCCGCCTACGGCGTGAAGTCGTGGCTGCTGACGAAAGATCATAAGCGCATCGCCTTGCTCTACCTGGCGACCGTGACCTTGTTCTTTTTCGTCGGCGGTCTCTTCGCCGCGGGGGTGCGGATAGAGCTGCTGACGCCGAAGGGCGACCTCTTGCAGTCCGACACCTATAACCGTTTCTTCACCATGCATGGCATCGTCATGGTTTTCTTCTTCCTGATTCCGTCCATCCCGGCGGTCCTGGGAAACTTCCTCATCCCGATCATGATCGGGGCAAAAGACCTGGCCTTCCCGCGCATCAACCTGCTGAGCTGGTACATCTATGTCCTCGGCGGATTGTTCACGATCCTGGCCATCGTGCTGGGCGGCGTTGACACCGGCTGGACGTTTTACGCGCCTTTGAGCACGAACTACGCCAACGGCAACGTGCTGCTTGCGGGGATCGGCGTCTTCATCACAGGGTTCTCATCTATTCTGACGGGGCTGAACTTCATCGTCACGGTGCATACGATGCGAGCGCCGGGGCTGACCTGGTTTCGGCTGCCGCTGTTCGTCTGGTCGCATTACGCCACCAGCCTGGTGATGATCCTCGGCACGCCGGTCATCGCCATCACCGTGCTGTTACTAGCGCTAGAGCGCATCGCCCACGTCGGCATTTTCGACCCGGCCCTCGGCGGCGACCCTGTGCTGTTCCAGCACCTCTTCTGGTTCTACTCGCACCCGGCGGTCTACATCATGATC
- the coxB gene encoding cytochrome c oxidase subunit II has protein sequence MQIPVPFSPDQASSYANDTDNLYAFLWTLTIVFGLGLVIAVFFFAIKYRRRSPNEVGHPVAGAISLELTWTIIPFLISMGIFVWGTELYFKIYRPPANAKEVYVVGKQWMWKIQHTEGQREIDELHVPVGTRIKLIMTTEDVIHSFYIPAFRMKLDVVPGRYSNVWFEPTQVGKYELFCAEYCGTSHSGMIGSVYVMEPADYQAWLSGGTGEGTPAQQGEKLFQQLACSSCHLASGQGRGPRLQGVFGSTVELADGSKVVANEDYVRESILNPRAKVVAGFQPIMPTFQSLVSEEQVLQLVAYVRSLTQEGQGSNAGGAAGSTTSGTATGSAASAPASAPASGTATPPTTQSKGNAGQAPKPKPRP, from the coding sequence ATGCAGATACCGGTGCCGTTTTCTCCAGACCAGGCTTCGTCCTACGCGAACGACACAGACAACCTGTACGCCTTTCTGTGGACGCTCACCATCGTCTTCGGCCTCGGCCTGGTGATAGCCGTCTTCTTCTTCGCCATCAAGTACCGCCGCCGCTCTCCCAACGAAGTCGGCCACCCGGTCGCGGGCGCGATCAGCCTGGAGCTGACCTGGACGATCATCCCCTTCTTAATCTCGATGGGCATCTTCGTCTGGGGAACCGAGCTCTATTTCAAGATCTATCGCCCGCCCGCCAATGCCAAGGAAGTCTACGTCGTCGGCAAGCAGTGGATGTGGAAGATTCAGCACACCGAAGGCCAGCGCGAGATCGACGAGTTGCATGTCCCTGTCGGCACGCGCATCAAGCTGATCATGACGACCGAGGACGTGATTCATAGTTTTTATATCCCGGCTTTTCGCATGAAGCTGGACGTGGTGCCGGGCCGTTACAGCAATGTCTGGTTCGAGCCGACGCAGGTCGGCAAGTACGAGCTGTTCTGCGCCGAATACTGCGGCACCAGCCATTCGGGGATGATCGGCTCGGTCTACGTCATGGAGCCGGCGGATTATCAAGCCTGGCTCTCAGGCGGCACAGGCGAGGGGACGCCGGCGCAGCAGGGCGAGAAGTTATTTCAGCAGCTCGCCTGTAGCAGTTGCCATCTGGCGAGTGGGCAGGGGCGCGGGCCGCGCTTGCAGGGCGTCTTCGGGTCGACCGTCGAATTGGCCGACGGCTCGAAGGTGGTGGCGAACGAGGATTATGTTCGTGAATCGATCCTCAACCCGCGGGCCAAAGTCGTCGCTGGCTTCCAGCCGATTATGCCGACCTTCCAATCTCTGGTGAGCGAAGAGCAGGTCTTGCAACTGGTCGCCTATGTGCGCTCGCTTACGCAGGAAGGGCAGGGCAGCAATGCGGGCGGCGCGGCGGGCAGCACGACCAGCGGCACGGCAACCGGCAGCGCGGCCAGTGCGCCGGCCAGTGCGCCGGCCAGCGGCACCGCGACGCCGCCAACCACGCAGAGCAAGGGTAACGCCGGTCAGGCCCCGAAGCCGAAGCCGAGACCGTAG
- a CDS encoding SCO family protein, translating to MKLTTKRHQSNQNRSRIRRAITFAFCLLPFAFCLSLAPLALAQNWETSGPPKQERVANSKPKLLENVGIDQRLNQQVPLDITFRDESGNTVRLGDYFGDKPVVLSLVYYSCPQLCSQVLNGLTGSLSTLRDFSIGKEYTVLTVSFDPREKPELAAKKKKTYVDWYRREGAGAGWHFLTGDQEQIDRLTEAVGFHYNWDPATQQFVHASGVMLLTPDGKLSRYFYGIEYSAKDLRLGLVEASNGKIGSAVDQVLLYCFHYDPEQGKYGFVVMNLIRLGGAITLVGVAALIFIMRRKTAQRQRELGGLV from the coding sequence ATGAAGTTGACCACGAAGCGACATCAATCGAATCAGAATCGCAGCCGCATCAGGCGGGCAATCACTTTTGCCTTTTGCCTTTTGCCTTTTGCCTTTTGCCTTTCGCTCGCGCCTCTGGCGTTAGCGCAGAACTGGGAGACCAGCGGGCCGCCCAAACAGGAGCGCGTCGCCAACAGCAAGCCGAAGCTTTTGGAAAATGTCGGCATCGATCAGCGGCTCAACCAGCAGGTGCCGCTCGACATAACGTTCCGCGACGAGTCGGGCAACACCGTGCGGTTGGGCGATTACTTCGGCGACAAGCCGGTCGTCCTCTCGCTGGTCTACTATAGCTGCCCGCAGCTTTGCAGCCAGGTGCTCAACGGCCTGACCGGCAGTCTCAGCACGCTCCGGGACTTCAGCATCGGCAAAGAGTACACGGTGCTGACGGTGAGCTTTGACCCGCGCGAAAAGCCTGAGCTTGCGGCCAAGAAGAAGAAAACCTACGTCGATTGGTATAGGCGCGAGGGCGCCGGTGCGGGCTGGCACTTCTTGACCGGCGACCAGGAGCAGATTGACCGGCTGACCGAGGCGGTCGGCTTTCATTACAACTGGGACCCGGCGACGCAACAGTTTGTCCACGCCAGCGGCGTAATGCTGCTGACGCCCGACGGCAAGCTGTCGCGCTACTTTTACGGCATCGAGTACTCGGCCAAAGATTTGCGGCTCGGGCTGGTCGAAGCGTCGAACGGCAAGATCGGCTCGGCAGTTGATCAAGTCTTGCTCTACTGCTTCCACTATGACCCTGAGCAGGGCAAGTACGGCTTTGTGGTGATGAACCTGATACGGCTCGGCGGGGCGATCACGCTGGTGGGCGTCGCCGCGCTGATCTTCATCATGCGGCGCAAGACCGCGCAGCGCCAGCGCGAACTGGGAGGGCTTGTTTAG
- a CDS encoding cytochrome c produces the protein MHDQPKYKPLRESILFRDGRSSRPLVEGTVARGFLREDSEYYTGKVGQNPQGSAPAAQPMGATGTTTDTQRTASSQTGQEAQAGTSPAATGEFAGFTTTFPIPIDRAAIDRGQERFNIFCAVCHGQLGDGNGMIPKRGYRQPPTYHQDRLRRAPVGYIFDVATNGFGAMPDYASQISVDDRWKIVAYIRVLQLSQQGTAADVPAGQKIGIPAEAEGEQKQGEHK, from the coding sequence ATGCACGACCAGCCGAAGTATAAGCCGCTGCGCGAAAGCATCCTGTTCCGCGACGGACGCAGCTCGCGCCCGCTCGTAGAAGGCACGGTGGCGCGCGGCTTCCTGCGCGAAGACAGCGAATACTACACCGGCAAGGTTGGCCAGAATCCACAAGGCAGCGCCCCCGCCGCGCAGCCGATGGGCGCGACCGGCACGACCACCGATACACAGCGCACCGCTTCGAGCCAGACGGGCCAGGAGGCGCAGGCCGGGACGTCGCCCGCGGCCACGGGCGAGTTCGCAGGCTTCACGACGACCTTCCCGATCCCGATTGACCGCGCCGCGATTGACCGCGGCCAGGAGCGCTTCAACATTTTCTGCGCCGTCTGCCACGGGCAGCTCGGCGACGGCAACGGCATGATTCCCAAGCGCGGCTATCGACAGCCACCGACTTATCATCAAGACCGATTGCGGCGCGCGCCCGTCGGCTACATCTTCGACGTTGCGACCAACGGCTTCGGGGCGATGCCCGATTACGCGTCGCAGATTTCGGTAGATGACCGCTGGAAGATCGTCGCCTACATTCGCGTCTTGCAGTTGAGTCAGCAGGGCACCGCGGCGGACGTGCCGGCGGGCCAGAAGATCGGCATCCCCGCGGAAGCGGAGGGCGAGCAAAAGCAAGGAGAGCACAAGTAA
- a CDS encoding DUF3341 domain-containing protein, with protein MIDGAGKRGLYGLLAEFDNPTDVVRAAERVYTEGYRRIDAYSPYPIEELSEAIGFHKNRVPLVVLIGGVLGASGGAALCYWVSAIAYAENIGGRPLWSWPAFIPVAYELTILLAAISAVVGMILMNGLPQPYHPVFNAPRFELASRDHFFLAIEAADPKFDLAQTRAFLATLGANEVVEVPF; from the coding sequence ATGATAGATGGAGCAGGGAAGCGAGGGTTGTACGGCTTGCTGGCGGAGTTCGACAACCCGACCGACGTGGTGCGCGCCGCCGAGCGCGTCTATACGGAAGGCTATCGCCGGATCGATGCCTACAGTCCATACCCGATTGAAGAGTTGAGCGAGGCCATCGGCTTTCACAAGAACCGTGTGCCGCTGGTGGTGTTGATCGGCGGCGTGCTCGGCGCGTCGGGCGGCGCGGCGCTCTGCTACTGGGTGTCGGCCATCGCCTACGCCGAAAACATCGGCGGGCGGCCATTGTGGAGCTGGCCGGCATTCATCCCCGTGGCCTACGAGTTAACGATCTTGCTTGCGGCCATCTCGGCGGTCGTCGGCATGATCTTGATGAACGGTCTGCCGCAGCCGTACCACCCGGTCTTCAACGCGCCGCGCTTCGAGCTGGCGAGCCGCGATCACTTCTTTCTCGCTATCGAGGCAGCCGACCCGAAGTTCGACCTCGCTCAGACGCGCGCCTTCCTGGCGACGCTGGGCGCTAACGAAGTCGTTGAAGTGCCATTCTAG
- the nrfD gene encoding NrfD/PsrC family molybdoenzyme membrane anchor subunit: MSKFPHDTMDISDETITPAAVIGPGQTFGTVTDKIASLVLTGHTPRFWYIGFGVAFLGMGMMLATIVYLVLTGIGIWGNNIPVGWAFDIINFVWWIGIGHAGTLISAILLLLKQQWRTSINRFAEAMTLFAVACAGLFPLLHTGRPWLAYWLFPYPSTMGVWPQFRSPLIWDVFAVSTYATVSALFWYVGLIPDLATLRDKAKKRGVKVAYGIFALGWRGSARHWARYETAYLLLAGLATPLVLSVHTVVSFDFAVAQLPGWHTTVFPPYFVAGAIYSGFAMVLSLAIPMRKWYGLESLITERHLNNAAKVMLATGMVVAYGYLMEAFMSWYSSNTFEQFMMKNRALGPYGYMYWLLILCNILLPQMLWSKRVRLNIPLLFVLSIVINIGMWLERYVIIVTSLYRDFLPSSWGAYSATKFDFTMFFGTIGFFLTLMFLFVRFLPAISIFEIRSILPQAKVKSHEA, encoded by the coding sequence ATGTCGAAGTTTCCGCATGACACGATGGACATCAGCGACGAGACGATCACGCCGGCGGCGGTCATCGGCCCGGGGCAGACCTTTGGCACGGTGACCGACAAGATTGCCAGCCTCGTGCTGACCGGCCACACGCCGAGATTCTGGTACATCGGCTTTGGCGTCGCCTTCCTGGGCATGGGCATGATGTTGGCAACCATCGTCTACCTGGTGCTGACCGGCATCGGCATCTGGGGCAACAACATCCCGGTCGGCTGGGCCTTCGACATCATCAACTTCGTCTGGTGGATCGGTATCGGCCACGCCGGCACGTTGATCTCGGCGATCCTCTTGCTGCTCAAGCAGCAATGGCGCACCTCGATCAACCGCTTCGCCGAAGCCATGACGCTGTTTGCGGTGGCCTGCGCAGGGCTGTTCCCGCTGCTGCATACGGGCAGGCCGTGGCTCGCCTACTGGCTCTTTCCTTATCCTTCGACGATGGGGGTCTGGCCGCAGTTTCGCAGCCCGCTGATCTGGGACGTCTTCGCGGTCTCGACCTATGCGACCGTATCGGCGCTGTTCTGGTACGTCGGCCTGATACCGGATTTAGCGACCCTGCGCGACAAGGCGAAGAAGAGAGGCGTCAAGGTTGCCTACGGCATCTTCGCGCTCGGCTGGCGCGGCTCGGCGCGGCACTGGGCGCGTTATGAAACCGCTTACCTGTTGCTTGCGGGACTGGCGACGCCTCTGGTGCTTTCTGTGCACACGGTGGTGAGCTTCGACTTCGCGGTGGCGCAACTGCCGGGCTGGCACACGACGGTCTTTCCGCCCTACTTCGTCGCCGGCGCCATCTATTCGGGCTTCGCGATGGTCTTGAGCCTGGCGATCCCGATGCGCAAATGGTACGGGCTGGAATCATTAATCACCGAGCGCCACCTGAACAACGCCGCCAAGGTCATGCTGGCGACGGGGATGGTGGTCGCCTACGGCTACCTGATGGAAGCTTTCATGTCGTGGTACAGCTCGAACACCTTCGAGCAGTTCATGATGAAGAATCGCGCCCTCGGTCCTTACGGCTACATGTACTGGCTGTTGATTCTCTGCAACATCCTGCTGCCGCAGATGCTATGGTCGAAGCGGGTGCGCCTGAACATCCCGCTGCTGTTCGTGCTGTCGATTGTCATCAACATCGGCATGTGGCTTGAGCGTTATGTGATCATCGTCACCAGCCTCTACCGCGACTTCCTGCCGTCGTCGTGGGGCGCTTACTCGGCGACGAAGTTTGACTTCACGATGTTTTTCGGGACCATCGGTTTCTTCCTGACCCTGATGTTCTTATTCGTACGGTTCCTGCCGGCGATTTCGATATTCGAGATTCGCTCGATCTTGCCGCAGGCGAAAGTGAAGTCGCACGAGGCATGA